The genomic DNA taaggactaaaggtgaaatttcacaaaaccacagggactatccgtgcattttactcaaaCCAAAAAGAGAAGAATCGACAACTTTATGTGAACCCTAACCCCGTTTCTGGTCGTCGACGATGGTTGCTGGTTCGCCGGTTGCTGCCGGTTTGTTCATCAAATAAACCATATACAACGTTCTTGATTACTGGATTTGGGAAATTTGATGACATTTCTTGTAAGTTTACATAGCTTTGTTGATTGATACCCTGAAAACTGTAACTTTCATGTAATCTTAAATCGGTTTTCACAGTAGTAAATTCTGCAGCTAACAATAAGGGTATCCTAAGATGGATAGGATCAGCAAGCTTCCTGTAGGCATAATAGAAACTATCTTATGTCTGCTACCGATTCAAGAGGCAGCAAGAACAAGCATCCTCTCTAAGGAATGGAGGTACCATTGGACCAAAATCCCCAAACTTGTGTTTATCGAGGATCAGTTTCAAGTGTCAACCGAGCTGTCTGTTTCTAACAAACCAAGTAAACGGAGAAAAATGGCCAAGAGAAGTAAATTTTTCCATGCTATATGCCAGGTTTTGTTAATACACGAGGGTCCGATCCATGACTTCACCCTTGAGATGCAAGTAGACAACTCGTGTGTTGATATTGACCACATACTACTTCATTTGTCGAAGAAAAATACTCTCAAGATGTTAAAACTTGACCTTCATGGGAAATATACGTTGCCCTTGTCTCTTTTCTCGTTACATCAATTAACGGATCTGTATCTCTGTGATTGTGATCTTGAGCATCAACCACCATCCACTGTATTTGGTAGCCTTACAACCTTAAACTTGTATGAAATTGGAAGCAGTCAAAAAGCGCTTCTGCGTCTTTTATCAAGTTGTCCATTGCTAAAGAGATTGACTATTGTAAGttcataataaaataaaatgtcaacCCTCATGGTCTTTCATTACATAGCTAAGTATTGTAATTTTTGCAGATGTGTGACGGTGGAACTATCGATGACAGTGGAGATTCCACCATTGCTGATCTCATTAAGTGTATGCCAGGCATTGAGTGTCTGTCTGTTTTGTTTTTCATCTTTTTGGTAATTCTATCCACATGATATATACTTGATTATAGTTTGGTATGCTAATTAGTTATAACTAATCTTTGTTTTGTCTATGGTTCAAGTTTTTTCCACTTCCGAAAGAGCTTCCAACAACATTGGTCCACTTGAAATACTTGCATTTGGAATGGGTATGGTTTAGGCATGAATATGCGGTAccttttcttgttcttttactTAGAAGCGCCCCAAACCTGGAGAAACTTAAATTAGAGGTAAGTAACAAGAATCTATGTATTCtacttgttttggtttttatGTCAAAATACACTCACACAAGACAATTGATGTAGATTTCGGCCGAGGATGACATGTCTTATGAATCTTATGTCAAAATACACTCCTTTCAACACAAATATTATTCAGATTTTATGTTGGAGCATCTTAATGAATTGGAGATTCTACATTTTGGTGACGCCCTTAATGAGTTGGATTTTGTGAAGCTTATACTGGCTAAGTCGCCTGTACTAAAGAAGGCGAGGATACTCATGTGGGATGAGATTGATAAGGATGAGAAATTGCGGATTTCAAATATCCTTTTAAGCTCCCCATGCGCATCACCTGTGGTAAAAATCAGTGTTCGTTGAAAACCCCCTTAGTCATAGCACTTGGTTGTTTATGTTGAATGTTTCGTGAAATGAATTGTTTTGTTTCTATCTAATATGGGGTTTTGAGAATTATGATCTTTTGCTACTTGAATTTGTTAAACATATAACGCTTACTAGAACAACTGAAAACCGTCTCGACCATCTTTTGTGGTCCTTTCGTTTGTTGCTCTCCATCCTCTCGAGAGGTTTTCAATTGAGACGGTTTTCAATAGAGATTTGTTCAAAAGGTGGGTTGAGACGGTTTTCACCCATCTGCTGCCCAGTCACCTAGTGGCTTATAATGTTTGTCGTGTGGCCTTGCGCTCATGAAACATGGTTGGTTTCACCGCAAGTGTTCTCAACATATACCATTGAGCAATCAACCGAACCTCAAAAGGTGGTTCATTTGACCAGATCATCAACATAATTAACTGTGTTGGTTGCTGGGTTTACAAAATGTTACAACAAAGTTGAATTTAATtggatatattttataaaaaatttctGATTATATTTTGATAGTTTTGGTCATGAGATCCGGTAACGGTCCTCATGGTTAAAAAAAAGTCTTAGTCATGTGACACTTTTTTCTACAACGAGTTCATTTTGACCCGAACTTACTTTTTTTAAAACCTGTTCTGACCTGAACTTATTGGCGAACCAAAAGGACGTGGTTGTAAAGCGATCCGTCCTGACCTCATACCTCACCCGTCTGACAAATATGTTTCCTCATCCGCTTATAAATCTTTACGGTATTATATTTTTACCACCACCGGTAACATACATAAATCGATGTTACAGTAACATGTATAAAAAATAATTTATAATTGACTTTGAGAAAATGAAAGATCcttaaaaaaacaaagaaaaagaatTGACAACTTCTGATAAATACAGGGATTTTGAGTAATGGTCTTCGTTCAGATTTTTTTTGTTACTATACATTTGGAGATTTTATTATCGTGGAACTTTCTCATAtatgaattattttaacatgAATTATTTTATCTATTTTTTCGTATTGTTTGCTGCATTGTATTGTTTTAAGATTTACCTATATCATGTATTATGCTTCTTTTGTGTATTATGTACTAACTAGGATTTTGACCCACCGCGTGTTGTGGCGGCGTCAAAAGTTAAAGTCACTCGTGTTTATACTTTATATTTAACCCGATTCTTTACTGAAAAAAATTACGTCACCGTCagaatgaaaacgtattatatttggtCGAACTCGCTTTCGAATACAGTTTACGAACGTACATAAAATAAGTATAAAACGTATTATTTTTTACCTGACTCTCTTGAGAAAAAAGTTTATGTCAAAACGTGAATTTAAAATGACAGGTACGTTAAAACTGCGATACACAACACATTACGCCGGCGACACCTTAGTTGTTTATAGCGGCCTAGCGGGCGACACATTATGTGATGCGTTGACCATATAAAACACGTGTTTGATGTGTCCAATCAAACTcagtgtaacctatataagcatttgTGATTACAATGTACAATGATGACAATAACGTTTGATGCCTGCAC from Helianthus annuus cultivar XRQ/B chromosome 7, HanXRQr2.0-SUNRISE, whole genome shotgun sequence includes the following:
- the LOC110867643 gene encoding F-box/FBD/LRR-repeat protein At1g13570; protein product: MDRISKLPVGIIETILCLLPIQEAARTSILSKEWRYHWTKIPKLVFIEDQFQVSTELSVSNKPSKRRKMAKRSKFFHAICQVLLIHEGPIHDFTLEMQVDNSCVDIDHILLHLSKKNTLKMLKLDLHGKYTLPLSLFSLHQLTDLYLCDCDLEHQPPSTVFGSLTTLNLYEIGSSQKALLRLLSSCPLLKRLTIMCDGGTIDDSGDSTIADLIKCMPGIECLSVLFFIFLFFPLPKELPTTLVHLKYLHLEWVWFRHEYAVPFLVLLLRSAPNLEKLKLEISAEDDMSYESYVKIHSFQHKYYSDFMLEHLNELEILHFGDALNELDFVKLILAKSPVLKKARILMWDEIDKDEKLRISNILLSSPCASPVVKISVR